From a region of the Deltaproteobacteria bacterium genome:
- a CDS encoding potassium channel protein → MEKSALLAEKKVRWYRWLERGHTRLKGLWSDLSKTLSSLIATLIKEKVFFLIGGVVILVFLGALGFALQEADANNFLTRLGHGLWWAVVTLTTVGYGDLVPQSFGGRLVGVGLMLSGLVILSLLTATVASVFIERKFRRERGLENITVNEHIIIMGWHRGGERILKDLLERVDRRTPVVLISEITPQQFEAIQVKFIDHELYFVQGDFSREEILLKTNLRRARRVLILADRTTDRPREQVDQRTLLAALAVKAINPKVRICVELLNPDNRPHLERARVEDIIIRGEYDNALIASATASAGLFKVLKALLSAEGHTFWVVEIPSRFHGHPLQEFADYLRDRHQSLLIALFNEGQVLRLEDLLSGEPSAIDDFIRRKFTEAGMTHLFGRYRTECLINPPLDHILAPDEMAVVIAKVQPLVTKRGGIF, encoded by the coding sequence ATGGAAAAATCTGCATTGCTGGCCGAGAAGAAAGTCCGATGGTACCGCTGGCTAGAAAGAGGCCACACTCGGTTAAAAGGGCTCTGGTCAGATCTGAGCAAAACCCTAAGTTCCCTGATCGCCACCTTAATAAAGGAAAAGGTCTTTTTTCTGATCGGGGGAGTAGTAATTTTGGTCTTCTTGGGCGCTTTAGGGTTTGCCCTCCAGGAAGCAGATGCCAATAATTTCTTGACGCGGCTGGGACATGGACTGTGGTGGGCCGTGGTTACCCTGACCACGGTGGGTTATGGCGATCTGGTCCCGCAATCATTTGGGGGCCGGCTGGTGGGGGTGGGGCTGATGCTGTCCGGTCTGGTAATCTTGTCCCTGCTGACCGCCACCGTAGCCTCAGTATTTATTGAGCGCAAGTTCCGGAGGGAACGGGGATTGGAAAATATTACGGTTAACGAGCATATCATTATCATGGGCTGGCATCGGGGCGGCGAACGAATCCTCAAGGACCTGCTGGAGCGTGTGGATCGGCGGACCCCGGTGGTGCTGATCAGTGAAATTACCCCGCAACAATTCGAGGCTATCCAAGTTAAGTTTATCGACCATGAGCTTTATTTTGTGCAGGGGGATTTTTCCCGTGAAGAAATATTGCTCAAAACCAATCTGCGGCGGGCCCGAAGAGTGTTAATTCTAGCGGATCGGACCACAGACCGGCCTCGGGAGCAAGTCGATCAGCGCACCCTGTTAGCGGCCCTGGCGGTTAAGGCCATTAACCCCAAAGTCAGGATCTGTGTGGAATTACTGAACCCAGATAACCGTCCCCACCTGGAACGAGCCCGTGTGGAAGACATCATCATCCGGGGGGAATATGACAATGCCCTGATTGCCAGCGCCACGGCCTCCGCCGGGCTGTTTAAGGTGCTGAAAGCCTTGCTGTCGGCGGAAGGACACACCTTCTGGGTGGTAGAAATACCCTCCCGGTTTCATGGCCACCCGCTGCAGGAATTTGCTGACTATCTGAGGGACCGCCACCAGTCCCTGCTTATCGCCCTGTTTAATGAGGGACAGGTGCTGCGCCTGGAGGACCTGTTGTCCGGGGAGCCATCCGCCATCGATGATTTCATTCGCCGCAAGTTTACCGAGGCCGGAATGACCCATCTCTTTGGCCGCTATCGCACCGAATGTCTTATCAATCCCCCGCTGGATCATATTCTTGCCCCTGATGAAATGGCGGTAGTCATCGCCAAGGTGCAGCCTTTGGTGACCAAGCGTGGGGGGATTTTTTAA
- a CDS encoding cyclic nucleotide-binding domain-containing protein: MASTSMLSLPAQTIIMTEGEPGEVMYIMCAGEVEITKRLILEFEDRAPRDKVMIRLKAEDGVIFGEMALIENDVRSATVKALTECKLLELSKDRFYQLIQQNPAMGIKMLWRLSQMLSQRLRKTDEEVVKLTTALAISLEG; encoded by the coding sequence ATGGCCTCCACTTCCATGCTTTCGTTGCCGGCCCAGACCATTATAATGACCGAAGGTGAGCCTGGAGAAGTGATGTATATTATGTGCGCCGGTGAGGTCGAGATTACCAAGCGGCTCATTTTGGAGTTCGAAGATAGAGCGCCGCGGGACAAGGTGATGATCCGGCTTAAGGCTGAAGACGGAGTTATTTTCGGGGAAATGGCGCTGATTGAAAACGATGTCCGTTCCGCCACGGTTAAGGCCTTGACCGAGTGTAAATTATTGGAGCTGAGTAAAGACCGATTTTATCAACTCATCCAACAAAATCCCGCTATGGGGATAAAGATGCTGTGGCGCCTGTCACAAATGTTATCCCAACGGCTGCGCAAAACCGACGAAGAGGTGGTCAAACTCACCACAGCCTTGGCCATTTCACTGGAGGGGTGA